The following are from one region of the Silene latifolia isolate original U9 population chromosome 9, ASM4854445v1, whole genome shotgun sequence genome:
- the LOC141599501 gene encoding putative alkaline/neutral invertase B produces MSELSVKVTQNGNITPRDALDEIEERDFAKLLDRPRTLNMESRQRSLDERSLNEFTNATPRASTRNAENISRLADHLENILANGRRSGINTPRSGFSTPRSLAGFEPHPIVGEAWDALRRSLVYFRGQPVGTIAALDSSEEKCNYDQVFVRDFVPSALAFLMNGEPEIVRNFLLKTLRLQSWEKKIDRFQLAEGVMPASFKVFHDPVRNHETLIADFGESAIGRVAPVDSGFWWIILLRAYTRSTGDSSLADMPECQKGMRLILSLCLSEGFDTFPTLLCADGCCMIDRRMGVYGYPLEIQALFFMALRCASVLLKPDDEGKEFIERINKRLPALSYHMRSYYWMDFKQLNDIYRYKTEEYSHTAVNKFNVMPDSLPEWVFDFMPNRGGYFIGNVSPAKMDIRWFCLGNCIAIISSMATAEQSTAIMDLIEARWEELVGEMPLKVCYPAIESHDWRIITGCDPKNTRWSYHNGGSWPVLLWLLTAACIKTGRPQIARRAINLAESRLLKDNWPEYYDGKQGRFIGKQSRKCQTWSIAGYLVAKMMLEDPSHLGMIALEEDKQMKPVMKRSASWTT; encoded by the exons ATGTCAGAACTCTCTGTTAAAGTCACGCAGAATGGAAATATAACCCCGCGTGATGCATTAGATGAAATTGAAGAACGTGATTTTGCAAAGCTGTTGGACAGGCCTCGGACCTTGAACATGGAAAGCAGGCAAAGATCACTTGATGAAAGGTCCCTAAACGAGTTCACAAACGCCACCCCTCGAGCATCAACAAGAAATGCCGAGAATATATCCCGTTTAGCAGATCATCTTGAAAATATTTTGGCCAATGGGCGACGATCTGGTATCAACACTCCCAGATCAGGTTTTAGTACCCCTAGGTCACTTGCTGGCTTTGAGCCTCATCCAATTGTTGGTGAAGCATGGGATGCTTTGAGGCGTTCCTTGGTTTATTTTCGTGGTCAGCCCGTTGGAACTATTGCTGCTTTAGATAGTTCTGAAGAAAAATGCAACTACGATCAG GTCTTCGTTAGGGATTTTGTCCCAAGTGCATTGGCATTTTTGATGAACGGAGAACCTGAAATTGTGAGAAATTTTCTTCTGAAAACTCTCCGGCTTCAATCATGGGAGAAAAAGATTGATCGATTCCAACTGGCAGAAGGTGTGATGCCAGCTAGCTTTAAAGTTTTCCATGATCCAGTGAGGAATCACGAAACTTTAATAGCGGATTTTGGTGAAAGTGCTATTGGAAGAGTTGCCCCTGTTGATTCAGGATTTTGGTGGATCATCTTGCTTCGAGCATACACAAGAAGTACAGGAGACTCTTCATTAGCTGACATGCCGGAATGCCAGAAGGGTATGCGGCTTATCCTCAGTCTCTGTCTTTCTGAGGGCTTTGATACCTTTCCAACTCTCCTCTGTGCTGATGGTTGCTGCATGATTGATCGCAGAATG GGTGTCTATGGATATCCGCTAGAAATCCAAGCCTTGTTCTTCATGGCATTGAGGTGTGCTTCAGTTTTGCTAAAGCCAGACGATGAAGGGAAGGAATTCATAGAGCGAATAAATAAGCGTCTTCCTGCTTTGAGCTACCACATGAGAAGTTATTATTGGATGGACTTTAAGCAGCTTAACGACATATACCGATATAAAACAGAAGAATACTCTCATACTGCTGTAAACAAATTTAACGTGATGCCCGATTCCCTTCCCGAGTGGGTCTTTGATTTCATGCCAAATCGTGGAGGCTACTTTATTGGCAATGTCAGCCCTGCGAAAATGGATATCCGTTGGTTTTGCCTGGGCAACTGTATTGCTATCATTTCATCCATGGCCACTGCCGAACAATCTACTGCCATCATGGACCTTATAGAAGCAAGATGGGAAGAATTGGTTGGTGAAATGCCCCTTAAAGTTTGCTATCCAGCCATTGAAAGCCACGATTGGCGCATTATTACAGGCTGTGATCCCAAAAATACCAGATGGAGCTATCACAATGGTGGATCCTGGCCAG TGCTCTTGTGGCTCTTAACTGCTGCATGCATCAAGACGGGACGTCCTCAAATTGCAAGACGGGCCATAAACCTGGCGGAATCCAGATTACTGAAAGATAACTGGCCGGAATATTATGATGGGAAGCAGGGAAGATTTATTGGGAAGCAGTCCCGGAAATGTCAAACTTGGTCAATTGCTGGATATCTGGTTGCAAAGATGATGTTAGAGGACCCTTCACATTTGGGTATGATTGCTCTTGAGGAAGATAAACAGATGAAGCCCGTCATGAAAAGATCAGCATCCTGGACTACCTAA